A window of Novosphingobium terrae contains these coding sequences:
- a CDS encoding nucleotidyl transferase AbiEii/AbiGii toxin family protein, protein MPDVPVETTVKVNIEEWVGKARKDPVAYLERQATEVFLASLGMAERFSKQIFLKGGILMGVVYESPRQTGDIDFTAISEPEPAIADELREALNQIFPRAAARLGYPDLRCAVQSCKYLPSMEKFAKATGPALKVKVGYASRGSLQEKAFERGKASSILEVDISFKEPVGAIQIVQLTDDIHVSAYSLHDLITEKIRALLQQEQRNRNRRQDFYDIASLLRRFAFDDEEKARLHHLLLAKCAARTMNCPTPEPDSLALPQVRGRALADWKTLELEVGELPDFDECFEIVDTFYRSLPWA, encoded by the coding sequence ATGCCTGATGTGCCCGTCGAAACAACCGTCAAGGTGAACATCGAAGAATGGGTTGGCAAAGCCAGAAAGGACCCTGTCGCCTACCTCGAGCGGCAAGCGACAGAAGTTTTTTTGGCCTCGCTTGGTATGGCGGAAAGGTTTTCCAAGCAGATCTTCCTCAAAGGAGGCATCCTTATGGGTGTCGTCTACGAGAGTCCCCGGCAAACCGGAGACATCGACTTCACGGCCATCAGCGAGCCTGAACCGGCGATCGCCGATGAACTGCGTGAGGCACTCAACCAGATATTCCCTCGCGCCGCAGCCCGATTGGGTTATCCCGACCTGCGATGTGCTGTCCAGTCATGCAAATATCTTCCTTCCATGGAGAAATTTGCGAAGGCCACAGGACCTGCACTCAAGGTAAAAGTCGGCTACGCCTCGCGGGGATCCCTGCAGGAGAAAGCCTTTGAAAGAGGCAAGGCTTCCAGCATTCTTGAGGTCGACATATCATTCAAGGAACCGGTGGGTGCGATCCAGATTGTTCAGCTTACCGACGACATTCATGTGAGCGCCTATTCCTTGCATGACCTCATTACCGAAAAAATTCGAGCCCTCCTCCAACAGGAACAGCGAAATCGCAATCGACGGCAAGATTTCTATGATATCGCATCTTTGCTCAGACGCTTCGCTTTCGATGACGAGGAGAAGGCTCGCCTTCATCATCTTCTTCTCGCCAAATGCGCAGCCAGGACCATGAATTGCCCCACACCGGAGCCCGACTCGTTGGCTTTGCCTCAAGTGAGGGGCCGAGCGCTTGCCGATTGGAAAACGCTTGAGCTCGAAGTCGGCGAACTTCCAGACTTCGATGAATGTTTCGAGATCGTCGATACGTTTTATCGATCACTCCCGTGGGCCTAA
- a CDS encoding exonuclease SbcCD subunit D C-terminal domain-containing protein: protein MTDSSPALTVIHTSDWHLGHELNGHDRQIEHDVFLNWLLEQIETQAAHVLLVTGDIYDVANPPVSAMRRLFRFLNAATARIPGLQVVILGGNHDSAGRIDLPSALLGDGRVHFIGSLPRRDGLLDMNRVLIPLHDCSAQLAGWLAAVPFCRPGDLGIYSLPTLYAEVTDAGMTKADGLPLILTGHLHVAGGDVSELSERRIVVGGEEAQAASLFDARPAYVALGHLHRPQAVTAATTVRYAGSPFPLSSTERDYRHSIAVVRLKPEGCEVDLVPIPRPVAFLSIGPFPLDDAVTAIEALQLDPAVPIERWPFIEIAVRIDGPEPHLQSRILAALEAKPVRLVRILSVRREASEATLDPMTGANLAELAPHDVFAAIFRRDYGGEAPPEDLAAAFAQLLVEAETAEEDR from the coding sequence ATGACCGACAGCTCTCCCGCCCTCACCGTGATTCACACCTCTGACTGGCATCTCGGCCATGAGTTGAACGGGCACGATCGGCAGATTGAGCACGATGTGTTTCTCAACTGGCTGCTGGAACAGATCGAAACCCAAGCCGCCCATGTGCTGTTGGTCACCGGCGATATTTACGATGTTGCCAATCCACCGGTCTCCGCCATGCGGCGCCTGTTTCGCTTCCTCAATGCCGCCACCGCTCGCATCCCCGGTCTGCAAGTTGTCATTCTTGGTGGCAACCACGACAGCGCCGGGCGAATCGATCTTCCGTCTGCCTTACTTGGCGATGGCCGCGTCCATTTCATCGGTTCTCTGCCCCGTCGCGATGGCCTGCTCGATATGAACCGCGTGCTAATCCCATTGCACGATTGCTCGGCACAACTCGCCGGATGGCTGGCGGCTGTGCCGTTCTGCCGGCCTGGTGATCTGGGGATATACAGCCTGCCCACTTTATATGCAGAAGTGACGGATGCGGGCATGACGAAGGCCGACGGCCTCCCCCTTATCTTGACCGGTCATCTCCATGTTGCCGGAGGCGATGTCTCCGAACTCTCGGAAAGGCGCATCGTGGTGGGGGGCGAGGAAGCGCAAGCCGCCAGCCTGTTCGATGCCCGCCCAGCTTATGTGGCCCTGGGGCACCTGCATCGCCCGCAGGCCGTCACCGCGGCCACCACGGTCCGCTATGCCGGATCGCCCTTTCCTCTGTCCTCCACCGAGCGAGATTATCGCCATTCGATAGCCGTGGTCCGGCTCAAGCCGGAAGGATGTGAGGTCGATCTGGTGCCCATCCCCCGTCCGGTCGCCTTCTTATCGATTGGTCCATTTCCGCTGGATGATGCTGTTACCGCCATCGAGGCGCTTCAACTCGACCCCGCCGTGCCGATCGAGCGATGGCCTTTCATCGAGATCGCGGTACGGATCGATGGTCCAGAACCCCATCTGCAATCACGCATCCTCGCCGCGCTGGAGGCCAAGCCGGTACGTCTCGTCCGAATTTTGTCGGTTCGGCGGGAGGCGAGCGAAGCGACGCTTGACCCAATGACCGGCGCAAACCTTGCAGAGCTGGCCCCTCATGACGTCTTTGCCGCCATATTCCGTAGAGACTATGGCGGCGAAGCTCCACCCGAGGACCTGGCCGCTGCCTTTGCCCAGTTGTTGGTGGAAGCCGAAACCGCTGAGGAGGATCGCTGA
- a CDS encoding AAA family ATPase, with product MRILAIRGSNLASLAGDFEVDFTTEPLSSSGIFAITGPTGAGKSTLLDAVCLALFAEIPRLRAAPTGASVGTQDNGIGAKDARSILRHGAGQGHAEVDFAMPGGGHYRARWDVRRARGKADGTLQSHSHAFERLDTGERMGGTNTETRNIIADVIGLTADQFTRAVLLAQGDFEAFIRADANERAALLERLTGSQIYTLIGQRAWSKANDMKAGLDALRQQIAAQHGLDDEARVLAETALEESAKAHTRALGHKEALEAEQRRQARGRELLAQVEQAQHALSQAQHAHENALPRREALIIDRKASRLLPLQVAQTSAQQDLTSANARLADRREAVETSLQREQSSSTEAQLAATKFAAQEETVRNLAPALDAARALDRQITEALSHLERARQHVSRTQEAASLASEAAALARGRHDTALARQTAAENWLEANAALRGLSDREMELGTLIADYAATQDRYREGEATLAEREDAERKAVVDHMAAGDAFRAAEDAAKTAASLRQQAEIALPPDGALTELSAQLDLIGAAQIGASEATQALREAERGATELETTRTRRSACTMRVGEIDRTLADQAVSLVDLDTRLRQARRVLNQSIAASDKAAEALRSQLVDDEPCPVCGSAEHPLSALETLLGKHLEENRAQSTALEDELTRLRGDNQALLREKESLTQQGSVLETEEKGQVTALSRLTTANQEAQTSLQRATEALGIEPGSDTNESLSTLRQSVRRQRDELLAAQAAADRYRRAEDATRIALEEARLAEQVAGEVLRKQSDAVAAVKTVLAKLEETQSHHAVALESALAPIVDWRSLSDAASWLRSKAQSWRDHAAELADAVQALPALTQTLNEAVSARDVSASQYKAADESAHQRDDEAATLQAQRAGLLDGRAAQDVEREVTQATNAARMASEAARQQREEAAQALAGHRAAMAEADEHLVHARTTLDNTTAALAQALDDGRLTVADLMRVAALAPDALDIEAQTLTSIEGAVREAQAVFDKCRQDLARHQDTSATAEPISEDAFAAALADARNALETASRMVEEARVAIRQDDLVRERTAALRAQLEAASAKAHVWLQLSQLIGDSEGRKFRRFAQGLTLDRLLEQANASLVQLKPRFALERGMGGDMLIQVIDNDMGGRVRGLHNLSGGERFLISLALALGLAAMSTARGVKIESLFIDEGFGALDPSSLGQALALLEHLHASGRRVGVISHVEELKERIAVKIEVRPTGRGTSQIEVIAG from the coding sequence ATGCGCATTCTGGCCATTCGCGGCAGCAATCTTGCCAGCCTTGCCGGTGACTTCGAGGTCGATTTCACCACCGAGCCGCTGTCGTCCTCGGGGATCTTCGCCATTACCGGTCCCACCGGGGCCGGCAAATCAACCCTGCTTGATGCTGTGTGCCTGGCACTGTTTGCCGAAATCCCGCGCCTACGCGCCGCCCCAACCGGCGCAAGCGTGGGTACACAAGACAATGGCATCGGCGCGAAGGATGCTCGCTCGATCCTTCGCCACGGGGCCGGTCAGGGTCATGCCGAGGTCGACTTCGCCATGCCCGGTGGCGGCCATTATCGAGCTCGCTGGGACGTGCGCCGCGCGCGGGGAAAAGCGGACGGTACTCTACAAAGCCACAGCCATGCCTTCGAACGGCTCGACACTGGCGAGCGCATGGGCGGTACCAACACCGAGACGCGCAATATCATTGCAGATGTGATCGGCCTTACCGCCGACCAGTTCACCCGCGCGGTGCTTCTGGCGCAGGGCGATTTCGAAGCCTTCATCCGTGCTGATGCCAATGAGCGGGCAGCTTTGCTGGAGCGGTTGACCGGCTCACAGATCTACACCCTTATCGGCCAGCGTGCCTGGTCCAAGGCCAATGACATGAAAGCCGGGCTCGACGCGCTGCGGCAGCAGATTGCGGCACAGCACGGTCTGGACGATGAAGCCCGCGTCTTGGCCGAGACTGCGTTGGAGGAATCCGCGAAAGCCCATACGCGTGCACTGGGCCACAAGGAAGCACTTGAAGCGGAGCAGCGGCGGCAGGCTCGCGGCCGCGAGCTTTTGGCGCAAGTCGAGCAAGCCCAGCACGCGTTGAGCCAAGCGCAGCATGCCCATGAAAACGCGCTGCCCCGCCGGGAAGCACTCATCATAGATCGAAAGGCGTCGCGGCTGTTGCCATTACAGGTTGCGCAGACGTCTGCTCAGCAGGATTTGACCTCCGCGAACGCCAGATTGGCGGATCGGCGTGAAGCAGTAGAGACATCGCTGCAACGTGAGCAATCATCGTCAACAGAGGCCCAACTCGCCGCGACGAAGTTTGCTGCCCAAGAGGAAACGGTCCGCAACCTGGCTCCAGCGCTCGACGCTGCTCGCGCACTTGATCGCCAGATCACCGAAGCGTTGAGCCATCTCGAGAGAGCCAGGCAACACGTGTCTCGCACGCAAGAGGCCGCCTCGCTTGCGAGCGAAGCTGCTGCGCTGGCACGTGGTCGTCACGATACGGCGCTGGCCCGCCAGACGGCGGCCGAAAACTGGCTCGAAGCCAACGCCGCGCTGCGTGGGCTAAGCGACCGAGAGATGGAACTCGGCACGCTAATCGCGGACTATGCCGCCACTCAGGACCGTTACCGCGAGGGTGAAGCTACCTTGGCCGAGCGAGAGGACGCCGAACGCAAGGCGGTCGTCGATCACATGGCTGCGGGCGATGCCTTTCGGGCAGCTGAAGACGCCGCCAAGACTGCCGCCTCCTTACGACAGCAGGCCGAAATTGCCCTTCCGCCGGATGGCGCTCTGACGGAGCTGTCTGCTCAGCTCGATCTGATCGGGGCAGCACAGATCGGCGCCTCTGAAGCAACTCAAGCACTGCGGGAAGCAGAACGGGGCGCAACCGAATTGGAAACGACCCGTACCCGCCGCAGCGCATGCACGATGCGTGTGGGAGAAATTGATAGGACGCTGGCTGACCAAGCAGTGTCGCTGGTCGATCTAGACACTCGCCTCAGACAAGCGCGGCGTGTGCTGAACCAGTCAATTGCCGCGTCGGACAAGGCGGCTGAAGCATTGCGAAGCCAGCTGGTCGATGATGAGCCCTGCCCGGTTTGCGGCTCGGCAGAGCACCCGCTCTCCGCACTTGAGACCCTGCTGGGCAAACATCTGGAAGAAAACCGCGCGCAAAGCACAGCGCTGGAAGACGAACTCACCCGGCTGCGCGGGGATAATCAGGCTTTGCTGCGGGAAAAGGAGAGCCTGACACAACAGGGCTCCGTGCTGGAAACCGAGGAAAAGGGCCAGGTAACTGCGTTATCTCGACTGACAACAGCAAACCAGGAGGCACAGACTTCGCTCCAGCGGGCCACCGAAGCGCTGGGGATCGAGCCAGGTTCAGACACAAACGAAAGCCTTTCGACCCTGCGGCAATCCGTCCGTCGGCAGCGCGACGAATTGCTTGCCGCCCAAGCTGCCGCTGATCGTTACCGCCGTGCGGAAGATGCCACCCGCATTGCACTGGAGGAAGCTCGTCTGGCCGAGCAGGTGGCCGGTGAGGTATTGCGAAAGCAGAGCGATGCCGTCGCCGCGGTTAAAACGGTCCTGGCCAAGCTGGAAGAAACGCAGTCTCACCACGCAGTCGCTTTGGAAAGCGCGCTCGCCCCAATCGTCGATTGGCGCAGCCTTTCCGACGCCGCTTCATGGTTGCGCAGCAAGGCACAATCGTGGCGCGACCACGCTGCCGAACTGGCCGACGCCGTCCAAGCTCTGCCTGCCTTAACCCAGACACTGAATGAAGCGGTGAGCGCTCGGGACGTCTCCGCATCGCAATACAAAGCCGCTGACGAGTCCGCGCACCAGCGTGACGACGAAGCCGCTACCTTGCAGGCCCAGCGCGCTGGTTTGTTGGATGGTCGTGCTGCTCAGGATGTCGAACGCGAAGTCACTCAAGCGACCAATGCTGCACGGATGGCCAGTGAGGCTGCACGTCAGCAGCGCGAAGAGGCTGCCCAGGCGCTCGCTGGTCACAGGGCAGCTATGGCTGAAGCTGACGAACATCTGGTCCATGCCCGAACCACACTGGATAACACCACTGCAGCCTTGGCACAGGCGCTGGACGACGGAAGGCTGACGGTCGCCGATTTGATGCGGGTTGCCGCACTTGCTCCAGATGCCCTTGATATCGAAGCACAGACCCTGACCAGCATCGAAGGCGCTGTGCGTGAAGCCCAAGCCGTGTTTGATAAATGCCGTCAGGACCTTGCCCGCCATCAGGACACGTCCGCCACAGCGGAACCCATTTCGGAGGATGCCTTCGCTGCAGCTCTGGCTGATGCGCGTAATGCGCTGGAAACGGCAAGCCGTATGGTTGAGGAAGCGAGGGTGGCGATCCGTCAGGACGATCTCGTGCGCGAGCGCACGGCAGCCTTGCGGGCCCAACTGGAAGCGGCCAGTGCGAAGGCACACGTCTGGCTCCAGCTCTCCCAGTTGATTGGCGACAGCGAAGGCCGGAAATTCCGGCGCTTCGCGCAAGGACTTACGCTGGACCGTTTGCTGGAACAGGCCAACGCCAGCCTGGTGCAACTCAAACCCCGCTTCGCTCTGGAGCGCGGCATGGGTGGCGACATGCTGATCCAGGTGATCGATAACGACATGGGCGGGAGGGTACGCGGCCTCCATAACCTGTCTGGCGGAGAGCGCTTTCTCATCAGCCTTGCCTTGGCGCTGGGCCTGGCTGCGATGTCCACCGCCCGCGGCGTCAAGATCGAGAGTCTGTTCATTGACGAGGGTTTCGGAGCCCTCGATCCTTCCAGCCTCGGCCAGGCATTGGCGCTTCTGGAGCATCTGCACGCATCCGGCAGACGTGTGGGCGTTATCAGTCATGTAGAAGAGTTAAAGGAACGCATCGCCGTCAAGATCGAAGTCAGGCCGACAGGGCGCGGCACGAGTCAGATCGAGGTCATCGCGGGCTAG
- a CDS encoding helix-turn-helix transcriptional regulator, with product MSGPDLARLIDGAYAAALQEDLWEQWSLDLIKKLGGSGGLFWIVNTQEHRVERSIAEWGPARAFEEYKEEQHRYDPQLRLAATMEGTNVFVGLPGIDLEAEHVRNYMRWQQSIVHNVYHQTAVTRLGDGLLQAGISIHRHGGLGPVERADYERMQSIWPELKRAITLGYRHGALLQNAFWDGVVAGRGDQRALLVDERGRVVRLTHAAELLIAANAELSLCHGHLRCMLQSEQHCLDHLIARAIRREGPRSGAMRVSRHSGRPSLVLTSYPLQRSSHVMAPADAVALITIVDPGRQASHRRGLYREAFGLTEREADLAVRLMEGHSVDSAAAILDMAVPTARTHMRRLYEKTGATGLPAMVQLLTRFG from the coding sequence ATGAGCGGTCCAGACCTCGCTCGCCTCATCGACGGGGCATATGCAGCGGCGTTGCAAGAGGATCTTTGGGAACAATGGTCCTTGGATCTTATAAAGAAACTCGGGGGCTCTGGCGGCCTGTTCTGGATTGTGAACACGCAAGAACATCGTGTAGAACGCTCCATTGCAGAGTGGGGCCCTGCCCGGGCATTCGAAGAGTACAAAGAAGAGCAGCATCGCTACGATCCGCAACTCAGGCTGGCCGCGACGATGGAGGGAACCAACGTCTTTGTGGGCCTTCCCGGCATCGATCTTGAGGCGGAGCATGTCCGCAACTACATGCGGTGGCAGCAATCAATCGTGCATAACGTTTATCACCAGACGGCCGTGACCCGGCTCGGTGACGGTCTTTTGCAGGCCGGCATATCCATCCATCGCCATGGTGGCCTGGGTCCGGTCGAACGTGCCGATTACGAGCGGATGCAAAGCATCTGGCCGGAATTGAAGCGCGCGATTACGCTTGGCTATCGTCACGGCGCACTGCTGCAAAATGCCTTTTGGGACGGCGTTGTTGCCGGGCGCGGCGATCAGCGGGCCTTGCTTGTCGATGAAAGGGGGCGTGTCGTCCGCCTGACGCATGCCGCCGAGCTCCTCATCGCTGCGAACGCGGAGCTCTCTTTGTGCCATGGACATCTCCGCTGTATGTTGCAAAGCGAGCAACATTGTCTCGATCATCTCATAGCGCGAGCAATCCGGCGGGAAGGCCCTCGATCGGGCGCAATGAGGGTTTCCCGGCACTCTGGCCGGCCATCGCTGGTGCTGACCAGCTATCCTCTGCAACGCTCGTCGCACGTCATGGCGCCGGCCGACGCCGTCGCGCTGATCACCATCGTGGATCCGGGTCGCCAGGCGTCGCACAGGCGCGGCCTTTACCGGGAGGCATTCGGGCTGACGGAACGCGAAGCGGATCTGGCGGTTCGATTGATGGAAGGCCATTCTGTCGATTCTGCCGCTGCTATCCTGGATATGGCTGTTCCGACCGCGAGAACGCATATGCGGCGCCTTTACGAAAAGACCGGCGCGACCGGGTTGCCAGCCATGGTGCAACTGCTGACCAGATTCGGTTGA
- a CDS encoding IS110 family RNA-guided transposase: MEISTIGLDLAKNVFQVHGVDKEGTVIVRKALRRAQMLPFFARLSPCLVGIEACGTSHHWARELQNLGHEVRLMPPCYVKPYVKRGKNDAADAEAICEAVTRPTMRFVAIKSREQQAALSLHRVRSLLTGQRTQLVNMMRCQLAEFGIAIPIGLGRALHLAQQIEDGEAAIDLPPQAAQVIGMLCELVLKLHARLHELDLRLEALRRSDDMARRLATIPGIGSIGATALAASVTDPHQFRSGRQFAAWLGLTPRQQSSGGKERLGRITKMGDKYLRQLLVIGATSLLRRAKEGPATVHPFLVGILARKSARVASVAMANKIARIAWAVMTRGQVYQSHHVPGLAA; encoded by the coding sequence ATGGAAATTAGCACGATCGGCCTCGATCTGGCCAAAAATGTCTTCCAGGTTCACGGTGTCGACAAAGAGGGCACCGTCATTGTGCGCAAGGCGTTGCGCCGAGCGCAAATGTTGCCCTTCTTTGCAAGGCTATCGCCCTGCCTTGTCGGCATCGAGGCTTGCGGGACATCGCATCATTGGGCGCGGGAACTGCAAAACCTTGGTCACGAGGTGCGACTGATGCCGCCATGCTACGTGAAGCCCTATGTAAAACGCGGCAAGAACGATGCTGCTGATGCCGAGGCCATCTGCGAGGCGGTGACACGTCCGACGATGCGGTTCGTGGCGATCAAGTCTCGTGAGCAGCAGGCGGCCCTGTCACTTCACCGGGTGCGCTCTCTTTTGACTGGTCAACGTACACAGTTGGTCAACATGATGCGCTGCCAGTTAGCAGAGTTTGGTATCGCCATTCCGATCGGACTTGGGCGGGCGCTGCATCTGGCGCAACAGATCGAAGATGGCGAGGCCGCGATTGATCTGCCACCACAAGCGGCGCAGGTGATCGGCATGCTGTGCGAGCTGGTGCTCAAGCTTCATGCCCGGCTTCATGAACTTGATTTGCGCCTGGAAGCTCTCCGGCGAAGCGATGACATGGCGCGTCGGTTGGCGACGATCCCGGGCATTGGTTCGATTGGCGCAACCGCGCTGGCAGCATCGGTTACCGACCCGCACCAGTTCAGGTCTGGCCGCCAGTTTGCCGCATGGCTTGGCCTGACACCGCGTCAGCAGTCGAGTGGCGGCAAGGAGCGCCTTGGCCGGATCACCAAGATGGGCGATAAATATCTACGGCAGCTGTTGGTCATCGGGGCGACCTCCCTGCTACGCCGCGCCAAGGAGGGCCCTGCAACGGTTCACCCGTTTCTCGTTGGGATACTGGCTAGAAAATCTGCCCGCGTGGCCAGCGTCGCCATGGCCAACAAGATAGCGCGGATCGCGTGGGCGGTCATGACACGCGGTCAGGTCTATCAATCACACCATGTGCCCGGATTGGCCGCATGA
- a CDS encoding AAA family ATPase, with the protein MDEFQIEDGDLAALDVTVEESRQPTIWDELNTWGNSIADWQRYIVSHAVRDGTLTDDRIKEAYRLFLRDRKLDHGDEELPVVPESVTGREVAEGKLLTLHAVKSPKNVNAIPELSHLTFGPQLTIIYGHNGAGKSGFARLLSSACFSRSNPEIIRNIYDTGVSNGPATAQFVVDRGNGFDEDIAFTKGDEHNDLKRISVFDSFVARIHLAKENELGFQPAGFDVFDEMIRAIGLVTQQLEADIQAKTRPNKFDQLFADPGLVADKIGSLNSKSDIEEIRSLATFGDAEKERLDEVARQEQELLTKSPVDTLKALATAKVDVETLQKKLGEFNSALGNAACKKATGILAAHKTALLDAIRAGSETVSNPKLKQTGSVEWDNFVLASRKLGRAEAETYPAEGDPCLLCHRPLDAPSASLISRIWGYLDHEARKAAVVADEELNRYVSALKGFDCALLPAESRIRADLSKINPALVGEIDAVAGAFDERRNALVAAVEKGATALIPAGDLTIPQAALDAALADIQAQDAALREGKFDEILANLKAEHITLRQRQVVTKNIDDVVAFIQDLVWIEKAGASRPKTRFVTDRQKAVFEKLIEGNYKERLKKECAKLDCALPFEFKARGSAGKTLRGLKAKGGHKADDIFSEGEQRALSLADFLTEVNLNPTSAAIVLDDPVTSLDHQRKRAIAKRLAEEASARQVIVFTHDLVFLTLLSDKAEAIGCKVTSHWIQCLEGVPGHVRIEDTPANGRAYRKTTKAKEFLQQAKQSTGGNRVDLVRSGAGALRRTVEEVVMLHLFKDTVRRWDEQVRLGALTKISWSNDLADEIVALQDDTSRLLEGHSNSDEFAAEMPDVDDLERLIDRVDAVIAKAKPERS; encoded by the coding sequence ATGGATGAATTTCAGATCGAGGATGGCGATTTGGCTGCACTGGACGTCACTGTCGAGGAAAGTCGGCAACCTACGATCTGGGATGAATTGAACACCTGGGGTAATTCCATTGCAGACTGGCAGCGCTACATAGTTTCGCACGCAGTGCGCGACGGTACGCTCACGGATGACCGCATCAAAGAGGCGTATCGGTTGTTTCTGCGGGACAGGAAGCTCGATCATGGTGACGAAGAGCTCCCAGTCGTACCGGAGTCGGTTACCGGCCGCGAGGTGGCTGAGGGAAAGCTCCTCACGCTTCACGCCGTCAAATCACCGAAAAATGTCAATGCTATCCCCGAGTTGTCGCACCTCACGTTCGGCCCGCAATTGACCATCATCTATGGCCATAACGGCGCCGGAAAGAGCGGCTTTGCACGCCTGCTTTCTTCTGCCTGCTTCAGTCGCTCCAATCCTGAGATTATTCGTAACATTTACGATACTGGTGTATCAAATGGGCCTGCGACTGCCCAGTTCGTCGTTGATCGTGGAAACGGCTTTGACGAGGATATCGCGTTCACCAAAGGGGATGAACATAACGATCTCAAGCGGATCAGCGTCTTCGACTCTTTCGTCGCCCGCATTCACCTAGCCAAAGAGAACGAACTCGGCTTTCAGCCCGCCGGCTTCGATGTCTTTGATGAGATGATCCGTGCCATCGGCCTCGTTACGCAACAGCTCGAAGCCGACATTCAGGCCAAAACGCGGCCGAATAAGTTTGACCAACTCTTCGCCGACCCAGGGCTCGTTGCTGACAAAATTGGGTCGTTGAATTCGAAGTCAGACATCGAGGAGATTCGTTCGCTTGCGACCTTCGGGGATGCCGAGAAGGAACGTTTGGATGAAGTGGCGCGGCAAGAGCAGGAGCTTCTCACCAAGTCGCCCGTTGACACACTCAAAGCCCTTGCGACCGCAAAAGTCGATGTCGAGACCCTTCAAAAGAAGCTCGGGGAGTTCAATTCTGCCCTTGGCAACGCAGCATGCAAGAAAGCAACTGGAATCCTGGCCGCTCATAAGACGGCGCTTTTGGATGCCATAAGGGCAGGAAGCGAGACGGTCTCGAATCCCAAACTGAAACAGACAGGCTCAGTTGAATGGGACAATTTCGTGCTTGCAAGCCGAAAGCTGGGACGAGCCGAGGCAGAAACCTATCCGGCTGAGGGCGATCCCTGTTTGCTCTGCCATCGCCCGCTTGATGCTCCGTCGGCTTCGCTCATTAGCCGCATATGGGGTTATCTTGACCATGAAGCTCGAAAGGCAGCCGTCGTCGCGGACGAGGAACTCAATCGCTACGTGTCAGCACTCAAGGGGTTCGATTGTGCCTTGCTGCCTGCCGAAAGCCGCATTCGCGCAGACCTTTCCAAGATCAATCCGGCCCTGGTCGGCGAGATCGATGCCGTCGCCGGGGCGTTTGACGAGAGGCGCAACGCGCTTGTCGCTGCTGTTGAAAAAGGTGCAACCGCTCTCATCCCTGCTGGCGACCTTACCATTCCACAAGCAGCCCTTGACGCAGCACTGGCGGATATTCAGGCGCAGGACGCAGCCCTGCGTGAAGGTAAGTTTGACGAAATTCTGGCGAACTTGAAGGCGGAACACATCACTCTCCGGCAGCGGCAGGTGGTGACCAAAAACATCGATGATGTGGTTGCTTTCATCCAGGATCTCGTCTGGATCGAAAAGGCTGGCGCGTCTCGCCCGAAGACCCGTTTTGTCACCGATCGGCAGAAGGCCGTTTTCGAGAAGTTGATCGAAGGCAACTACAAGGAGCGCCTGAAAAAGGAGTGCGCCAAGCTCGACTGCGCTTTGCCGTTTGAGTTCAAAGCACGCGGCAGCGCCGGAAAAACCCTTCGAGGCCTGAAGGCCAAGGGCGGCCACAAGGCTGATGATATCTTCAGTGAAGGCGAACAGCGCGCCCTGTCCCTGGCCGATTTTCTCACCGAGGTGAATCTCAATCCGACCAGCGCTGCCATCGTGCTCGATGACCCTGTCACCTCTCTCGATCATCAACGCAAACGCGCCATCGCCAAGCGGCTTGCCGAGGAGGCATCGGCGCGACAGGTGATTGTCTTTACGCACGACCTCGTATTCCTCACGCTACTCTCCGACAAAGCCGAAGCTATAGGCTGCAAGGTCACGAGCCACTGGATTCAATGCCTGGAAGGTGTCCCTGGGCATGTAAGAATCGAAGACACGCCGGCTAACGGCAGAGCCTATCGCAAGACCACCAAGGCGAAGGAGTTTTTGCAGCAGGCCAAGCAGAGCACAGGCGGGAATCGCGTCGATTTGGTCCGGAGTGGCGCAGGGGCACTGCGGCGCACGGTTGAAGAGGTGGTCATGCTCCACCTGTTCAAAGATACTGTGCGTCGATGGGACGAACAGGTCAGGTTGGGCGCATTGACCAAAATCAGTTGGTCAAACGACCTGGCAGACGAGATTGTTGCCCTGCAGGACGACACCTCTCGCCTCCTGGAAGGTCATTCCAATTCGGACGAATTCGCAGCTGAAATGCCGGATGTGGACGATCTGGAGAGGTTGATCGACCGCGTGGATGCCGTGATTGCGAAGGCCAAACCGGAACGTAGCTGA